The Clupea harengus unplaced genomic scaffold, Ch_v2.0.2, whole genome shotgun sequence genome has a window encoding:
- the LOC122131961 gene encoding uncharacterized protein LOC122131961 yields the protein MVFGRHARLPVDWIHGVTVQGDTHVTNGWVQHQHQLLGKVYRLAQKHSRQQQGRDKARYDRRARAPDLLPGERVLLRHFRRRAQGKLTPRWLPTPFVIVERVYPDGPVYLIKPEGREGPTKTAHRNNLRPCPVTFPQEPTVAVEPEPPLGRTTSQSGTGVNQRRTYWPLTFYGRRPVPPREPEPPAIPEDPLYGPDSPVQDAPASADPGLSGPRVAAALQGTKDLPLRRSTRSTQDFSLGLTDHSIAFTWTN from the exons ATGGTCTTTGGACGCCACGCACGCTTGCCAGTAGACTGGATCCATGGAGTAACAGTGCAGGGGGATACCCATGTTACAAATGGCTGggtccaacaccaacaccagctcCTAGGGAAGGTCTACCGCTTGGCCCAGAAGCACTCCCGGCAACAACAAGGACGGGACAAGGCACGTTACGATCGGCGGGCCCGCGCACCAGACCTTCTTCCAGGGGAGCGGGTTCTGTTAAGACATTTCCGACGACGAGCACAGGGTAAGCTGACACCCCGTTGGCTCCCCACACCCTTTGTGATTGTGGAAAGGGTGTACCCAGACGGACCCGTGTACCTCATTAAGccggagggaagagaggggccCACCAAAACTGCTCACCGCAACAATCTTCGGCCTTGCCCTGTAACTTTCCCCCAGGAACCTACAGTGGCAGTGGAACCAGAACCACCACTAGGGCGAACCACAAGCCAGAGTGGCACTGGTGTAAACCAGAGGAGGACCTACTGGCCCCTGACCTTTTATGGTCGAAGACCGGTACCTCCAAGAGAGCCCGAACCCCCAGCAATCCCTGAAGACCCTCTCTATGGGCCAGACAGCCCCGTCCAAGATGCGCCAGCCAGCGCCGATCCTGGGCTGTCCGGACCCCGGGTTGCTGCCGCTCTCCAAGGTACCAAGGACCTACCCCTGCGCCGCTCCACCCGTTCCACTCAAG ACTTCTCCTTGGGGCTCACTGATCACTCTATTGCTTTCACCTGGACTAATTAA